The Sporosarcina sp. Marseille-Q4943 genome includes the window AGCAGGCATATGGACTTCCGGCGATTTCGGGGATGGGACGATCAGCGACATCGATCCGACAATGATCGTAGACAGTCTAAGAGAATCTGGTTGTGTTATTATTCCAGGCTTCCAAGGAATCAACGAATTTGGTCAAGTGATGACAATCGGCAGAGGAGGCAGCGATTTAACCGCCATAGCACTCGGCGGAGCTCTTCGTGCATCGCATGTAGAGTTTTTCAAGGACGTTCCTGGTGTCATGACAAGCGATCCCCGTACCGGTACAGACGCCAAGAAGATGGATATCATGAACATACTTCAACTGTTGCCTCTATTGGAAACAGATCGCCCCGTCATTCAGAAGCGCGCAGCTATTTACGCAATGAAAAAAGCGATACCTCTATATGTAAGAGGCATCACTTCTAATGAAGAAGGAACTTGGATTCTACCTTGAATCATTTACGTAAAAAGTTCGAGTTCGGGTTTTCTTTCTTGTCTGATTTAATCAGCACTTGCGTATAGTACTTTCCATATGCCCCTGTACCAATATCGGTCACATCCGAATCCAGCAAGACACTACGATGAGCGGGAGAATTCAGCCAACCATGGACTGCTTCTATGGCATCCACGTAATTGGCAGCGATATTCTCCCCGGCTTTTTTATGTTCAATGCCTAAGCTTTTTAACCGTTGCGATAAATTGCCTGCCGATGGCGACTCATGCGAAAAATAATTTTCAAGCGCCATATCCTTGCTATGGTTTTGAGCAAGCAATGATAACCAGTAATCATTTTCAAGCGGATTTAAACCATGATGTTCCCGATACATATTCGTCAGTTCAATAATTTGCCTTTCCATCGAACGATCGACTTCCATTTGCACCGATGAAGATGGCCGATTGGTCACGACTAAATCCCCTGCGAATTCCATATCATACGGCTGATGGATGACAAGCGTTTTCGGATCGATGAAACGGACACCTTCAATTACCTCATCCTCGGCATCGACATACACTTGCGCATACAAATCTTCATACTTAAGCAAGATCCTATCCTTTAAGTCCTGACTATTCAAAGTAAATGTATAAATATTTTCATCCAATATCACATTAACTTCAGACTCGATAATCGAAAAGCGAAATACTTCATTAATGTTCTGACCAATAGGGATAGGTGTTACATCCGCCTCCTGATCAGCACTGAAAACTTGATTGACTATACCGTCTTCAACACCCGCCATCAACTGAATATCTTCCAAGTACACCCACCACTCATACCCATAAGCGGATGGTTCAATCCTGTCAGGTTCCCCTATCAACTCAACTAGTCGATCGGAAGACTTTCCGACAAGAGTGGAAAGCCCTGTTTCAGGCCGTTTAGGACCAGCTGTCAGTTCAACGACTTCCTTATTCGGAGCCGGAATTGCCGTTCCATGTTTGACCGGCGATTCAAGCGGTTCATTTTCCTGGATCCTGCTCCCCATGAAATAAAATAACGCGAGAAGGACACACAGTAATAATGCTATTTTCCATAATACTTTCAAGTCTTCTCGCCCACCTTCCAATACATGTTGTATTTACTGAAGCCTTGTAAGAACGCATAAAAAT containing:
- a CDS encoding aspartate kinase; this encodes MIVQKFGGVAMKDKQSRKICIGHIKSGIEKHQNVVVVVSAIGRGEDPYSTDRLLKLTDAFIHSKVASDLAASCGELIASAILSAELEEAGVPNRVLHGIQAGIWTSGDFGDGTISDIDPTMIVDSLRESGCVIIPGFQGINEFGQVMTIGRGGSDLTAIALGGALRASHVEFFKDVPGVMTSDPRTGTDAKKMDIMNILQLLPLLETDRPVIQKRAAIYAMKKAIPLYVRGITSNEEGTWILP
- a CDS encoding CAP-associated domain-containing protein, which encodes MKVLWKIALLLCVLLALFYFMGSRIQENEPLESPVKHGTAIPAPNKEVVELTAGPKRPETGLSTLVGKSSDRLVELIGEPDRIEPSAYGYEWWVYLEDIQLMAGVEDGIVNQVFSADQEADVTPIPIGQNINEVFRFSIIESEVNVILDENIYTFTLNSQDLKDRILLKYEDLYAQVYVDAEDEVIEGVRFIDPKTLVIHQPYDMEFAGDLVVTNRPSSSVQMEVDRSMERQIIELTNMYREHHGLNPLENDYWLSLLAQNHSKDMALENYFSHESPSAGNLSQRLKSLGIEHKKAGENIAANYVDAIEAVHGWLNSPAHRSVLLDSDVTDIGTGAYGKYYTQVLIKSDKKENPNSNFLRK